The following proteins are encoded in a genomic region of Bosea beijingensis:
- a CDS encoding Ku protein — translation MAPRPAWKGYLKLSLVSCAVELTGATSQSEKVSFRIINRKTGNTVRRQYIDSVSGKPVADDDEVKGYEIGDDEYLLVEEDEIEAVQIESSHTLAIESFVDRADIPQIYFDTPYYVTPADEVSEEAFAVIREAMAKQKKAGIARIVLYRRERPVMIEPFEEGLLLTTLRYDKTVRKPEEVFDGLGRQKTDPELVDLATHIIAKKQAAFDPSGFDDRYEDALLELIRAKQKGRKPPVVQAAERPANVVNLFDALKKSLAGADSGKAPAKSARKPAKAAAKKPASKARKSA, via the coding sequence ATGGCGCCGCGTCCGGCCTGGAAAGGCTACCTCAAGCTCTCGCTGGTTTCCTGCGCCGTCGAGCTCACCGGGGCGACCAGCCAGAGCGAGAAAGTCTCCTTCCGCATCATCAACCGCAAGACCGGGAACACAGTGCGGCGGCAATATATCGACAGCGTCAGTGGCAAGCCGGTTGCCGATGACGACGAGGTCAAGGGCTACGAGATCGGCGACGACGAATATCTCCTGGTCGAGGAGGACGAGATCGAAGCCGTGCAGATCGAATCCTCGCACACGCTCGCGATCGAGAGCTTCGTCGATCGCGCCGATATCCCGCAGATCTATTTCGACACCCCCTATTACGTGACGCCCGCCGACGAGGTCTCGGAGGAGGCCTTCGCCGTGATCCGGGAAGCGATGGCGAAGCAGAAAAAGGCCGGCATCGCCCGCATCGTGCTCTATCGCCGCGAGCGGCCGGTGATGATCGAGCCCTTCGAGGAAGGCCTGCTGCTGACGACGCTGCGCTATGACAAGACGGTCAGGAAGCCGGAGGAGGTCTTCGACGGGCTGGGCCGGCAGAAGACCGATCCGGAGCTGGTCGACCTCGCCACGCATATCATCGCGAAGAAGCAGGCAGCCTTCGACCCTAGCGGCTTCGACGATCGCTACGAGGACGCTCTTCTGGAGCTGATCCGCGCCAAGCAGAAGGGCAGGAAGCCTCCGGTTGTCCAGGCGGCGGAACGGCCGGCCAATGTCGTCAACCTGTTCGATGCCCTGAAGAAAAGCCTTGCCGGCGCGGATTCCGGCAAGGCTCCGGCGAAATCCGCCCGAAAACCCGCCAAGGCGGCGGCGAAGAAGCCGGCGAGCAAGGCGCGCAAATCCGCCTGA
- the rpsO gene encoding 30S ribosomal protein S15, producing MSITAERKTALLQEYATKPNDTGSPEVQVAILTERITNLTGHFKSHAKDNHSRRGLLKLVSQRRSLLDYLKGKDQARYKTLIERLGIRR from the coding sequence ATGTCGATCACTGCCGAGCGCAAGACCGCGCTGCTCCAGGAATACGCCACCAAGCCGAACGACACCGGCTCGCCGGAAGTTCAGGTCGCGATCCTGACCGAGCGCATTACCAACCTGACCGGCCATTTCAAGTCGCATGCGAAGGACAACCATTCGCGTCGCGGCCTGCTCAAGCTGGTTTCCCAGCGCCGTTCCCTGCTCGACTACCTCAAGGGCAAGGACCAGGCTCGCTACAAGACGCTGATCGAACGGCTCGGCATCCGCCGCTGA
- the pnp gene encoding polyribonucleotide nucleotidyltransferase, whose protein sequence is MFDIQTEELIWGGRKLVLETGKVARQADGAVMATYGETVVLATVVSAKEPKPGFDFFPLTVNYQEKTFAAGRIPGGYFKREGRPSEKETLVSRLIDRPIRPLFVEGYKNDTQVVVTVLQHDLENDPDILAMVATSAALTLSGVPFMGPIGGARVGYIDGAYKLNPTIEEAKESSLDLVVAGTQDAVMMVESEAKELTEEVMLGAVMFGHKHFQPVIEAIIRLAEKAAKEPRDFNPPDDSAVLAAIMKTAEAELRSAYKITAKAERYKAVDAVKAKVVAALVSETPDGVATFPKDKVGAQFKEAQAKIVRWNILDDGIRIDGRDGKTVRPIVAEAGVLPRTHGSALFTRGETQALVVTTLGTGDDEQFIDSLEGTYKETFLLHYNFPPYSVGETGRMGSPGRREIGHGKLAWRAIHPMLPAKSEFPYTLRVVSEITESNGSSSMATVCGTSLALMDAGVPLKSPVAGIAMGLILEGKRFAVLSDILGDEDHLGDMDFKVAGTGEGITSLQMDIKIAGITEEIMKVALEQAKGGREHILGEMAKALSASRSQLGEFAPRIETMKIPVDKIREVIGSGGKVIREIVEKTGAKVNIEDDGTIKIASADGKSIEAAIKWIKSIVSEAEVGVIYDGTVVKIMEFGAFVNFFGAKDGLVHISELAPKRVQKVQDVVKEGDKVKVKFLGMDERGKIRLSMKVVDQATGEDITEKLKAERDAEKAREKQGAAE, encoded by the coding sequence ATGTTCGACATCCAAACCGAAGAACTGATCTGGGGCGGCCGCAAGCTCGTCCTCGAAACCGGCAAGGTCGCCCGCCAGGCCGACGGCGCCGTGATGGCCACCTATGGCGAGACCGTCGTGCTCGCGACCGTCGTCTCCGCGAAGGAGCCGAAGCCGGGCTTCGACTTCTTCCCGCTGACCGTGAACTACCAGGAAAAGACCTTCGCCGCCGGCCGTATCCCCGGTGGCTATTTCAAGCGCGAGGGCCGTCCGAGCGAGAAGGAGACGCTGGTCTCCCGCCTGATCGACCGTCCGATCCGCCCGCTCTTCGTCGAAGGCTACAAGAACGACACCCAGGTCGTCGTCACCGTTCTCCAGCATGACCTCGAGAACGATCCCGACATCCTCGCGATGGTCGCGACCTCGGCCGCTCTCACGCTTTCCGGCGTGCCCTTCATGGGCCCGATCGGCGGCGCCCGCGTCGGCTATATCGACGGCGCCTACAAGCTGAACCCGACGATCGAGGAAGCCAAGGAATCGTCGCTCGACCTCGTCGTCGCCGGCACCCAGGACGCCGTGATGATGGTCGAGTCCGAGGCCAAGGAGCTGACCGAGGAGGTCATGCTCGGCGCCGTGATGTTCGGCCACAAGCATTTCCAGCCGGTGATCGAGGCGATCATCCGCCTGGCCGAGAAGGCCGCCAAGGAGCCGCGCGACTTCAACCCGCCGGATGATTCCGCCGTTCTCGCCGCGATCATGAAGACGGCTGAGGCCGAGCTGCGCAGCGCCTACAAGATCACCGCCAAGGCCGAGCGCTACAAGGCCGTCGACGCCGTCAAGGCCAAGGTCGTCGCCGCGCTCGTCTCCGAGACGCCGGACGGCGTCGCCACCTTCCCGAAGGACAAGGTCGGCGCGCAGTTCAAGGAAGCCCAGGCCAAGATCGTGCGCTGGAACATCCTCGACGACGGCATCCGCATCGACGGCCGCGACGGCAAGACCGTCCGCCCGATCGTCGCGGAAGCGGGCGTCCTGCCGCGCACCCACGGCTCGGCGCTGTTCACCCGCGGCGAGACCCAGGCGCTGGTCGTGACCACGCTCGGCACCGGCGACGACGAGCAGTTCATCGACTCGCTGGAAGGCACCTACAAGGAAACCTTCCTGCTGCACTACAACTTCCCGCCCTATTCCGTCGGCGAGACCGGCCGCATGGGTTCGCCCGGCCGTCGCGAGATCGGCCACGGCAAGCTCGCCTGGCGCGCCATCCACCCGATGCTGCCGGCCAAGAGCGAGTTCCCCTACACGCTGCGCGTCGTCTCGGAGATCACCGAGTCGAACGGCTCCTCCTCGATGGCCACCGTCTGCGGCACCTCGCTGGCGCTGATGGATGCGGGCGTGCCGCTGAAGTCGCCGGTCGCGGGCATCGCGATGGGTCTCATCCTCGAAGGCAAGCGCTTCGCCGTGCTCTCCGACATCCTCGGTGACGAGGACCATCTCGGCGACATGGACTTCAAGGTGGCCGGCACGGGCGAGGGCATCACCTCGCTGCAGATGGACATCAAGATCGCCGGCATCACCGAGGAGATCATGAAGGTCGCCCTTGAGCAGGCCAAGGGCGGCCGCGAGCACATCCTCGGCGAGATGGCCAAGGCGCTCTCCGCCTCGCGCAGCCAGCTCGGCGAGTTCGCGCCGCGCATCGAGACGATGAAGATCCCGGTCGACAAGATCCGCGAAGTCATCGGCTCCGGCGGCAAGGTCATCCGCGAGATCGTCGAGAAGACCGGTGCCAAGGTGAACATCGAGGACGATGGCACCATCAAGATCGCTTCGGCCGACGGCAAGTCGATCGAAGCCGCGATCAAGTGGATCAAGTCGATCGTCTCGGAAGCCGAAGTCGGCGTGATCTATGACGGCACCGTCGTCAAGATCATGGAGTTCGGCGCCTTCGTGAACTTCTTCGGCGCCAAGGACGGCCTCGTCCACATCTCCGAGCTCGCCCCCAAGCGCGTTCAGAAGGTGCAGGACGTCGTCAAGGAAGGCGACAAGGTCAAGGTCAAGTTCCTCGGCATGGACGAGCGCGGCAAGATCCGCCTCTCGATGAAGGTCGTCGACCAGGCCACCGGCGAGGACATCACCGAGAAGCTCAAGGCCGAGCGCGATGCCGAGAAGGCCCGCGAGAAGCAGGGCGCAGCCGAGTAA
- a CDS encoding alpha/beta fold hydrolase: MKSFAVPNAGGSLRYHDLPGEGPTLLMIHGLGCASSCDYPTVAADPTLRGRRMLLVDLLGSGFSDRPEAFGYTIDDHARSVVALVDALGLPQVDLFGHSMGGTVAIAAAAMLGRRLGRLVVGEPNLDPGGGQFSRGIAAIREAEYCAGGQDAIVSAAQAEGNDIWAASLARSAAYAVQRTARSLVEGSDPTWRSILASLAVPRTLIIGELSLPYDDASGLPEAGVAIAIVSGAGHSIPWDNPAGLAAAIAGGLSR; this comes from the coding sequence ATGAAATCGTTTGCCGTCCCCAACGCTGGCGGTTCGCTGCGCTACCACGACCTGCCCGGCGAGGGCCCGACCCTGCTGATGATCCATGGCCTCGGCTGCGCCTCGTCCTGCGATTATCCGACCGTCGCGGCCGATCCGACCTTGCGCGGGCGGCGCATGCTGCTGGTCGACCTGCTGGGTTCCGGCTTCAGCGACCGTCCGGAGGCGTTCGGCTACACGATCGACGACCATGCCCGCAGCGTCGTCGCGCTGGTGGATGCGCTGGGGCTGCCGCAGGTCGACCTGTTCGGGCACAGCATGGGCGGCACTGTTGCGATCGCCGCTGCGGCGATGCTGGGGCGGCGGCTGGGCAGGCTCGTCGTCGGCGAGCCCAATCTAGACCCGGGCGGAGGCCAATTCAGCCGGGGCATCGCGGCAATACGGGAAGCGGAGTATTGCGCCGGCGGCCAGGACGCGATCGTTAGCGCCGCCCAGGCGGAGGGCAACGATATCTGGGCAGCCTCGCTCGCCCGCAGCGCCGCCTATGCCGTGCAGCGGACCGCGCGCTCGCTCGTCGAGGGCAGCGATCCGACATGGCGCAGCATCCTGGCGTCGCTCGCGGTGCCGCGCACGCTGATCATCGGGGAACTGTCGCTGCCCTATGATGACGCATCAGGCTTGCCGGAGGCGGGAGTCGCGATCGCCATCGTTTCGGGGGCCGGGCATTCGATCCCGTGGGACAATCCGGCCGGTCTTGCGGCAGCCATCGCAGGCGGATTGTCCCGCTGA
- a CDS encoding pyridoxamine 5'-phosphate oxidase family protein, protein MSDHRIASLDDLARAYPNPMAPASLFKEIDHVDANYAALIAASPFFVLATVGPEGLDCSPRGDLPGFVTVRDAKTLLIPDRKGNNRLDSLKNILFDDRIGMLFLIPGCGETLRVNGRAELSCDSELCSQFEMAGKLPASVMIVHVDAVYFQCSRAVVRAELWNPERQVDRSSLPSAGTMLRDITARNAEVETFDGRAYDEALPGRVKATLY, encoded by the coding sequence ATGTCCGACCACCGCATCGCCTCGCTCGACGACCTCGCCCGCGCCTATCCCAATCCGATGGCACCCGCGTCGCTCTTCAAGGAGATCGACCATGTCGATGCGAACTATGCCGCGCTGATCGCCGCCTCGCCGTTTTTCGTGCTCGCGACGGTCGGTCCGGAGGGGCTGGATTGTTCGCCGCGTGGGGATCTGCCGGGCTTCGTCACGGTCCGGGACGCGAAAACGCTCCTGATTCCCGACCGAAAAGGCAATAACAGACTGGATTCATTGAAGAATATCCTGTTCGACGATCGAATCGGAATGCTCTTCCTGATCCCCGGTTGCGGCGAGACACTGCGCGTGAACGGACGTGCGGAGCTTTCCTGCGATTCAGAGTTGTGTTCGCAGTTCGAGATGGCCGGGAAGCTGCCGGCGAGCGTGATGATCGTCCATGTCGATGCCGTCTACTTCCAGTGCTCGCGCGCGGTGGTGCGGGCGGAGCTCTGGAACCCGGAGCGGCAGGTCGACCGGAGCAGCCTGCCCTCGGCCGGGACGATGCTGCGCGACATCACGGCGCGCAACGCAGAGGTCGAGACCTTCGACGGCCGGGCCTATGACGAGGCGCTGCCGGGCCGGGTCAAGGCGACACTGTATTGA
- a CDS encoding adenosine kinase, translated as MTQTRTDVLALGNAIVDALALAEEDFLIAQKLTKGAMMLIDEARAEQLYAAMGPARIISGGSAANTIAGLASFGGKGAFIGKVRGDELGKLYRHDLTSLGVAFGTADAAEGPATARSFIIVTPDGERTMNTYLGACQGLSVADVDAKAVEAADIVYLEGYLWDPPAAKEAFRKASEIAHKAGGRVAITLSDSFCVDRYRDEFIGLIRNRMVDLVFANEHELKSLYETSDFDTALSWLRSENILAVVTRSEKGALAVTPDGIVEEPVFPVERVVDATGAGDLFAAGFLYGLTSNRETRDCLRLGALAAAEIISHVGARPDVSLKTLAGNEGLL; from the coding sequence ATGACCCAGACCCGTACGGACGTCCTCGCCCTCGGCAATGCCATCGTCGATGCCCTCGCCTTGGCAGAGGAGGATTTCCTCATCGCCCAGAAGCTGACCAAGGGCGCGATGATGCTGATCGACGAGGCCCGTGCCGAGCAGCTCTATGCCGCCATGGGTCCGGCCCGGATCATCTCCGGCGGCTCGGCCGCCAACACCATCGCCGGCCTCGCCTCCTTCGGCGGCAAGGGCGCCTTCATCGGCAAGGTCCGCGGCGACGAACTCGGCAAGCTCTACCGTCATGACCTGACATCGCTCGGTGTCGCCTTCGGCACGGCCGATGCGGCGGAAGGCCCGGCGACCGCGCGCTCCTTCATCATCGTCACGCCCGATGGCGAGCGCACGATGAATACCTATCTCGGCGCTTGCCAGGGCCTCTCCGTCGCCGATGTCGACGCCAAGGCCGTCGAGGCCGCCGATATCGTCTATCTCGAAGGCTATCTCTGGGACCCGCCGGCGGCCAAGGAAGCCTTTCGCAAGGCCTCCGAGATCGCGCACAAGGCCGGTGGCCGCGTCGCCATCACCCTGTCGGATTCGTTCTGCGTCGACCGGTATCGCGACGAGTTCATCGGCCTGATCCGCAACCGCATGGTCGATCTCGTCTTCGCCAACGAGCACGAGCTCAAGAGCCTCTACGAGACCTCGGATTTCGACACGGCCCTGTCCTGGCTGCGTTCGGAGAACATCCTCGCCGTCGTCACCCGCTCCGAGAAGGGCGCTCTGGCGGTGACGCCGGACGGCATCGTCGAGGAGCCGGTCTTCCCGGTCGAGCGCGTGGTCGATGCGACCGGAGCCGGTGACCTCTTTGCCGCCGGCTTCCTCTATGGGCTGACCTCGAATCGCGAGACCCGCGACTGCCTGCGTCTCGGCGCGCTGGCCGCGGCCGAGATCATCTCGCATGTCGGCGCCCGGCCCGATGTCAGCCTGAAGACGCTGGCGGGCAATGAAGGGCTGCTCTGA
- a CDS encoding helix-turn-helix domain-containing protein, producing the protein MTPFGQRVRALREARGMTLAQMAEGLGVSPAYLSALEHGKRGRPTFTLIQGTIHLLGVIWDEADELVRLADLSHPRVTIDTAGLDPEATLLANRLSREIGLLEGEDLRRLAAILDEASKRRDPA; encoded by the coding sequence GTGACGCCCTTCGGCCAGCGCGTCCGGGCCTTGCGGGAGGCGCGCGGCATGACCCTCGCGCAGATGGCGGAGGGCCTCGGCGTCTCGCCGGCCTATCTCTCGGCGCTGGAGCACGGCAAGCGCGGCCGGCCGACCTTCACCCTGATCCAGGGCACGATCCATCTGCTCGGCGTGATCTGGGACGAGGCGGACGAACTCGTGCGTCTCGCGGATCTCTCGCATCCGCGCGTGACCATCGATACCGCCGGGCTCGATCCCGAGGCGACGCTGCTCGCCAATCGGCTGTCGCGCGAGATCGGCCTGCTGGAGGGCGAGGATCTGCGTCGCCTCGCCGCCATCCTCGACGAAGCCTCCAAGCGCCGCGATCCGGCCTGA
- a CDS encoding Smr/MutS family protein — translation MRSRRGKTLTEADIALWRQVARSVKPLPGRAPVEPEPVPEQAVPAPTETAMRAVAAASPVKAAAPSAPPLAPIERRLRTQLRRGQQSVDASIDLHGMRQDEAHLALHAFLRREQRRGCRIALVVTGKGALAPALFGDERGVLRRMVPHWLRLPELRTLVLGFEEAEQRHGGSGALYVRLRRLREHGP, via the coding sequence ATGCGGTCCCGCCGCGGCAAGACACTGACGGAGGCCGATATCGCGCTCTGGCGCCAGGTCGCGCGCTCGGTCAAGCCATTGCCCGGCCGGGCGCCGGTCGAGCCTGAGCCGGTCCCGGAGCAGGCAGTTCCCGCGCCAACCGAAACCGCAATGCGTGCCGTCGCGGCCGCTTCGCCGGTCAAAGCCGCCGCCCCGTCGGCTCCGCCATTGGCACCCATCGAGCGGCGCCTGCGCACGCAATTGCGCCGGGGCCAGCAGAGCGTCGACGCTTCCATCGATCTGCACGGCATGCGGCAGGACGAGGCCCACCTGGCGCTGCATGCCTTCCTGCGCCGCGAGCAGCGCCGCGGCTGCCGCATCGCCCTGGTGGTGACCGGCAAGGGCGCGCTGGCGCCGGCACTCTTCGGCGACGAGCGCGGCGTTTTGCGCCGGATGGTGCCGCACTGGCTGCGCCTGCCCGAATTGCGCACGCTGGTCCTGGGTTTCGAGGAAGCCGAGCAGCGCCATGGCGGGTCCGGCGCGCTCTATGTCCGCCTGCGCCGCTTGCGGGAGCATGGGCCGTGA
- a CDS encoding murein transglycosylase A, whose amino-acid sequence MKHGGAGVALAFSAALGLASVTAMASPPPLPQGARAEAVSPSAIPGWAQDDHAKAFAIFAKGCMADPPLRQGVPLPESLTAVCDKAKALVAAGPVDRAQARSFFEQNFSFWLIRPEGGETGFTTGYFEPEFEGSLTRSDDYPTPLYDRPKGLVTRFSEDDFPGLDKALSAARRTAGGFEPFPDRTAIETGALDGQGLEILWLRDPVDRFVLQVQGSGRVRLPDGSVTRLSYSGRNGHPYTSLGRVLSQRESIPPEQMTMDRLIARLKADAGFARDLIRLNKSFVFFARRDDLPAESGPIGGAGLPLTPLRSIAVDRTAWPYGVPVWIDTTIPTGTGGDEHLARLMIAQDTGSAILGPARMDLFVGSGAAAGHRAGLIRHPVAFTLLWPR is encoded by the coding sequence GTGAAGCACGGCGGCGCCGGTGTCGCGCTGGCGTTCTCCGCAGCCCTGGGCCTTGCATCCGTGACCGCCATGGCCTCGCCGCCCCCGCTGCCTCAAGGAGCCCGCGCCGAGGCCGTGTCGCCGTCTGCGATCCCCGGATGGGCGCAGGACGATCACGCCAAGGCTTTTGCGATCTTCGCCAAGGGCTGTATGGCCGACCCGCCCCTGCGCCAGGGCGTGCCGTTGCCCGAGAGTCTTACCGCCGTTTGCGACAAGGCGAAGGCACTCGTCGCCGCAGGGCCGGTCGATCGCGCGCAGGCGCGAAGCTTTTTCGAGCAGAACTTCTCCTTCTGGCTGATCCGGCCGGAAGGCGGAGAGACCGGCTTCACCACCGGCTATTTCGAGCCCGAGTTCGAGGGCTCGCTGACCCGTTCGGACGACTATCCGACGCCGCTCTATGACCGGCCGAAGGGTCTGGTGACGCGCTTCTCCGAGGATGACTTTCCGGGCCTCGACAAGGCGCTCTCGGCCGCGCGACGCACCGCCGGGGGGTTCGAGCCCTTCCCGGATCGCACCGCGATCGAGACCGGCGCGCTCGACGGCCAGGGGCTGGAAATCCTCTGGCTGCGCGATCCAGTCGACCGCTTCGTGCTGCAGGTTCAGGGTTCGGGCCGCGTCCGCCTGCCGGATGGCTCGGTGACCCGGCTGAGCTATTCCGGCCGCAACGGTCATCCCTATACCTCGCTCGGCCGCGTGCTCAGCCAGCGCGAGAGCATTCCGCCCGAGCAGATGACCATGGACCGGCTGATCGCCCGGCTGAAGGCCGATGCCGGCTTTGCCCGCGATCTGATCCGCCTGAACAAGTCCTTCGTCTTCTTCGCCCGCCGCGACGACCTGCCGGCCGAGAGCGGTCCGATCGGCGGCGCGGGCCTGCCGCTGACACCGCTCCGCAGCATCGCGGTCGATCGCACGGCCTGGCCCTATGGCGTGCCGGTCTGGATCGACACCACGATTCCGACCGGAACCGGTGGCGACGAGCATCTCGCCCGCCTGATGATCGCGCAGGACACCGGCTCCGCCATTCTCGGGCCCGCCCGCATGGACCTCTTCGTCGGCTCGGGCGCTGCGGCCGGCCATCGCGCCGGCCTGATCCGCCACCCCGTCGCCTTCACATTGCTCTGGCCGCGCTGA
- a CDS encoding Tim44/TimA family putative adaptor protein, translating into MQNSFDMQTLIFLALAVFVAWKLRSVLGQKTGHEQPKDPFARRETPPMRPDQAQGPEKRDNVIRLPGAANDPVAAEPPAAERWKDLAAPDSPVSAGIEAVIRQEPSFDPHEFVGGAKAAYEAIVTAFARGDRKMLKGLLAKEVYDGFEQAISEREKRGEKAESNFVSIDKADLAAVEVKGKTAQVTIAFVSQLISVTRDAQGAVVDGSAEQVSEVSDIWTFSRQLGSRDPNWLLVATESAA; encoded by the coding sequence ATGCAGAATTCCTTCGACATGCAGACTCTGATCTTCCTGGCCCTGGCCGTGTTCGTAGCCTGGAAGCTGCGTTCCGTGCTCGGCCAGAAGACCGGGCATGAGCAGCCCAAGGACCCATTCGCCCGTCGCGAGACGCCGCCGATGCGGCCCGATCAGGCGCAAGGCCCGGAAAAGCGCGACAATGTGATCCGTCTGCCCGGCGCCGCCAACGACCCCGTCGCGGCGGAGCCGCCTGCCGCCGAACGCTGGAAGGATCTGGCTGCGCCGGATTCTCCGGTCAGCGCCGGCATCGAGGCGGTGATCCGCCAGGAGCCGAGCTTCGATCCGCATGAATTCGTGGGCGGGGCCAAGGCCGCCTATGAGGCGATCGTCACCGCCTTCGCCCGCGGCGACCGCAAGATGCTGAAGGGTCTCCTCGCCAAGGAAGTCTATGACGGCTTCGAGCAGGCGATCAGCGAGCGCGAGAAGCGCGGCGAGAAGGCCGAGTCGAATTTCGTCTCGATCGACAAGGCCGATCTCGCTGCCGTCGAGGTCAAGGGCAAGACCGCGCAGGTCACCATCGCCTTCGTCTCGCAGCTCATCAGCGTCACCCGCGATGCGCAGGGCGCTGTCGTCGACGGCAGCGCCGAACAGGTCTCGGAGGTCAGCGACATCTGGACCTTCTCGCGCCAGCTCGGCAGCCGCGATCCCAACTGGCTGCTCGTCGCCACCGAATCCGCCGCGTGA
- the secB gene encoding protein-export chaperone SecB: MANELPNGNGADAEAAPSLNALIQYTKDFSFENPKAPRSLAQQDAQQGPQMSLQVNVGSTALGDNDYETVLRLEGKAEVKGETLFAFDLSYAGVFRLQNIPQEHVHPVLVIDCARLLFPFARQIIAEAVQNGGFPPFYVPPIDFAQLFQQRLQELEGQQGTATN, encoded by the coding sequence ATGGCCAACGAACTTCCCAACGGCAATGGCGCCGACGCCGAAGCGGCTCCGAGCCTGAACGCCCTGATCCAGTACACCAAGGATTTCTCCTTCGAGAACCCGAAGGCGCCGCGCTCGCTCGCACAGCAGGACGCGCAGCAGGGCCCGCAGATGTCGCTGCAGGTCAATGTCGGCTCGACCGCTCTCGGCGACAACGATTACGAGACCGTGCTGCGCCTCGAAGGCAAGGCCGAGGTCAAGGGCGAGACGCTATTCGCCTTCGACCTGAGCTATGCCGGCGTGTTCCGCCTGCAGAACATCCCGCAGGAGCATGTCCATCCCGTGCTGGTGATCGATTGCGCCCGCCTGCTCTTCCCCTTCGCCCGGCAGATCATCGCCGAGGCCGTGCAGAACGGCGGCTTCCCGCCCTTCTACGTGCCGCCGATCGACTTCGCCCAGCTCTTCCAGCAGCGTCTGCAGGAGCTCGAAGGCCAGCAGGGCACCGCGACCAACTGA
- a CDS encoding TerC family protein, whose protein sequence is MDALMTLAADPAVWAALGALIAMEVVLGIDNLIFISILTNKLPEHQRSKGRKIGIGLALIMRLGLLGTVAFIVKLTAPIFTVFGQAFSWRDLILIAGGLFLVWKATKEIHHKVDPDPESVLAEGGTRAVTLGFGAAIFQILILDLVFSIDSIITAVGMTEHVPVMVIAVIVAVLTMLLAADPLARFIDKNPTIVMLALGFLLMIGGTLIAEGFGVHVPKGYIYAAMAFSALIEALNMMSRRRAR, encoded by the coding sequence ATGGACGCCCTTATGACGCTTGCCGCCGACCCCGCCGTATGGGCCGCGCTCGGGGCACTGATCGCCATGGAGGTCGTGCTCGGCATCGACAACCTGATCTTCATCTCGATCCTGACCAACAAACTGCCTGAGCATCAGCGCTCGAAGGGCCGCAAGATCGGCATCGGCCTTGCGCTGATCATGCGGCTCGGCCTGCTCGGCACCGTCGCCTTCATCGTCAAGCTCACCGCGCCGATCTTCACGGTCTTCGGCCAGGCCTTCTCCTGGCGCGACCTGATCCTGATCGCCGGTGGCCTCTTCCTGGTCTGGAAGGCGACGAAGGAAATCCACCACAAGGTCGATCCCGATCCGGAGTCGGTGCTTGCCGAGGGTGGCACGCGCGCGGTCACGCTGGGCTTCGGCGCCGCGATCTTCCAGATCCTGATCCTCGACCTGGTGTTCTCGATCGACTCGATCATCACCGCCGTCGGCATGACCGAGCATGTCCCGGTCATGGTCATCGCCGTCATTGTCGCGGTGCTGACGATGCTGCTCGCCGCCGACCCGCTGGCGCGCTTCATCGACAAGAACCCGACGATCGTGATGCTGGCGCTGGGCTTCCTGCTGATGATCGGCGGCACGCTGATCGCGGAAGGCTTCGGCGTGCATGTGCCGAAGGGCTATATCTACGCCGCGATGGCCTTCTCGGCCCTGATCGAGGCGCTCAACATGATGTCGCGCCGCAGGGCGCGATGA
- the dnaQ gene encoding DNA polymerase III subunit epsilon produces the protein MREIVLDTETTGVEANNGDRIVEIGCVELLNHCPSGRTFHVYVNPERSMPIEAFNVHGLSEEFLSDKPVFAAVADEFADFIAGAKLVIHNAAFDVGFINMEFKRLGLPPIEQGFVVDTLSMARRKHPGASNSLDALCSRYGIDNSRRTKHGALLDSEILAEVYIELIGGKQASLGLGVEAAAGRPGLAMAAVEKPQRRRPLAPRLSEEALKAHEAFILGSLKAPLWKGYLGITDDAAQ, from the coding sequence ATGCGCGAGATCGTTCTCGATACCGAAACCACTGGCGTCGAAGCCAATAACGGCGACCGCATCGTCGAGATCGGCTGTGTAGAACTGCTCAACCATTGTCCGAGCGGCCGCACCTTCCACGTCTATGTCAATCCCGAGCGGTCGATGCCGATCGAGGCCTTCAACGTCCACGGTCTCTCGGAAGAGTTCCTCTCGGATAAGCCGGTCTTCGCCGCGGTCGCCGACGAATTCGCGGATTTCATCGCCGGCGCCAAGCTGGTGATCCATAACGCCGCCTTCGACGTCGGCTTCATCAACATGGAGTTCAAGCGCCTCGGTTTGCCGCCGATCGAGCAGGGCTTCGTGGTCGACACCCTGTCGATGGCGCGCCGCAAGCATCCTGGCGCCTCGAACAGCCTTGATGCGCTCTGCTCGCGCTATGGCATCGACAACAGCCGCCGCACCAAGCACGGCGCCTTGCTCGACTCCGAAATTCTGGCCGAGGTCTATATCGAGCTGATCGGTGGCAAGCAGGCTTCGCTCGGCCTTGGCGTCGAGGCGGCGGCCGGGCGCCCCGGTCTTGCGATGGCTGCGGTCGAGAAGCCGCAGCGTCGGCGCCCGCTGGCTCCGCGGCTCAGCGAGGAGGCGCTGAAGGCGCATGAGGCCTTCATTCTCGGCTCGCTCAAGGCGCCGCTCTGGAAGGGCTATCTCGGCATCACCGACGACGCGGCGCAGTAG